The Equus quagga isolate Etosha38 chromosome 2, UCLA_HA_Equagga_1.0, whole genome shotgun sequence genome has a window encoding:
- the CCNJ gene encoding cyclin-J isoform X2 has protein sequence MELEGQWWRGQLAADIHQALRYKELKLPSYKGQSPQLSLRRYFADLIAIVSNRFTLCPSARHLAVYLLDLFMDRYDISIQQLHLVALSCLLLASKFEEKEDSVPKLEQLNSLGCMTNMNLVLTKQNLLHMELLLLETFQWNLCLPTAAHFIEYYLSEAVHETDLHDGWPMICLEKTKLYMAKYADYFLEVSLQAAACVASSRIILRLSPTWPTRLHRLTAYSWDFLVQCIERLLIAHDNDVKEANKQRGQAGPQPAQLSVFQTASQPSRPVHFQQPQYLHQTHQTSLQYRHPVSEQPGCQQIVSTTHTSSYTLQTCPAGFQTSVQGLGHVQTGVGMSLAIPVEVKPCLNVSYNRSYQINEHYPCITPCFER, from the exons GAGCTGAAGTTGCCCTCCTACAAAGGCCAGTCCCCTCAACTAAGTCTCAGAAGGTATTTTGCTGACTTGATTGCCATTGTGAGCAATCGCTTCACACTTTGCCCTTCTGCCCGACATCTTGCTGTCTATTTGCTGGACCTGTTTATGGATCGGTATGACATCTCTATCCAGCAGCTGCATTTAGTTGCACTTTCCTGTCTGCTTCTAGCAA gtaaatttgaagaaaaagaagatagtgTGCCTAAGCTGGAGCAGCTCAACAGCCTGGGTTGTATGACTAATATGAATTTAGTATTAACGAAACAAAATTTGCTACATATGGAACTACTATTATTAGAAACCTTTCAGTGGAACCTCTGCCTTCCAACAGCCGCCCATTTCATCGAGTACTATCTCTCCGAAGCAGTACACGAAACGGATCTTCATGATGGCTGGCCAATGATTTGCTTGGAAAAAACTAAACTCTACATGGCCAAGTATGCAGATTACTTCCTGGAAGTATCTTTACAAG CTGCTGCATGTGTGGCTTCTTCAAGGATTATACTTCGTCTTTCTCCAACGTGGCCTACAAGACTGCATCGTCTTACTGCTTACTCCTGGGATTTCTTAGTGCAGTGCATTGAACGGCTATTGAT TGCTCATGATAATGATGtgaaagaagcaaacaaacagaGAGGACAGGCAGGACCTCAGCCAGCACAACTAAGTGTGTTCCAGACAGCCTCCCAGCCCTCGCGGCCAGTTCACTTTCAGCAACCTCAGTATCTCCATCAGACGCATCAGACCTCACTGCAGTATCGCCATCCTGTATCGGAACAaccaggctgtcagcagattgtATCTACCACACACACCTCATCTTACACACTACAGACGTGTCCTGCTGGCTTCCAAACCAGTGTTCAGGGCCTTGGGCATGTGCAGACTGGTGTTGGGATGTCACTGGCAATACCAGTAGAAGTTAAGCCCTGTCTGAATGTTTCTTATAACCGGAGTTATCAGATAAATGAACATTACCCATGCATTACTCCATGCTTTGAAAGGTGA
- the CCNJ gene encoding cyclin-J isoform X1: protein MELEGQWWRGQLAADIHQALRYKELKLPSYKGQSPQLSLRRYFADLIAIVSNRFTLCPSARHLAVYLLDLFMDRYDISIQQLHLVALSCLLLASKFEEKEDSVPKLEQLNSLGCMTNMNLVLTKQNLLHMELLLLETFQWNLCLPTAAHFIEYYLSEAVHETDLHDGWPMICLEKTKLYMAKYADYFLEVSLQDYAFLNYAPSLVAAACVASSRIILRLSPTWPTRLHRLTAYSWDFLVQCIERLLIAHDNDVKEANKQRGQAGPQPAQLSVFQTASQPSRPVHFQQPQYLHQTHQTSLQYRHPVSEQPGCQQIVSTTHTSSYTLQTCPAGFQTSVQGLGHVQTGVGMSLAIPVEVKPCLNVSYNRSYQINEHYPCITPCFER from the exons GAGCTGAAGTTGCCCTCCTACAAAGGCCAGTCCCCTCAACTAAGTCTCAGAAGGTATTTTGCTGACTTGATTGCCATTGTGAGCAATCGCTTCACACTTTGCCCTTCTGCCCGACATCTTGCTGTCTATTTGCTGGACCTGTTTATGGATCGGTATGACATCTCTATCCAGCAGCTGCATTTAGTTGCACTTTCCTGTCTGCTTCTAGCAA gtaaatttgaagaaaaagaagatagtgTGCCTAAGCTGGAGCAGCTCAACAGCCTGGGTTGTATGACTAATATGAATTTAGTATTAACGAAACAAAATTTGCTACATATGGAACTACTATTATTAGAAACCTTTCAGTGGAACCTCTGCCTTCCAACAGCCGCCCATTTCATCGAGTACTATCTCTCCGAAGCAGTACACGAAACGGATCTTCATGATGGCTGGCCAATGATTTGCTTGGAAAAAACTAAACTCTACATGGCCAAGTATGCAGATTACTTCCTGGAAGTATCTTTACAAG ATTATGCCTTTCTAAATTATGCACCTTCTTTAGTAGCTGCTGCATGTGTGGCTTCTTCAAGGATTATACTTCGTCTTTCTCCAACGTGGCCTACAAGACTGCATCGTCTTACTGCTTACTCCTGGGATTTCTTAGTGCAGTGCATTGAACGGCTATTGAT TGCTCATGATAATGATGtgaaagaagcaaacaaacagaGAGGACAGGCAGGACCTCAGCCAGCACAACTAAGTGTGTTCCAGACAGCCTCCCAGCCCTCGCGGCCAGTTCACTTTCAGCAACCTCAGTATCTCCATCAGACGCATCAGACCTCACTGCAGTATCGCCATCCTGTATCGGAACAaccaggctgtcagcagattgtATCTACCACACACACCTCATCTTACACACTACAGACGTGTCCTGCTGGCTTCCAAACCAGTGTTCAGGGCCTTGGGCATGTGCAGACTGGTGTTGGGATGTCACTGGCAATACCAGTAGAAGTTAAGCCCTGTCTGAATGTTTCTTATAACCGGAGTTATCAGATAAATGAACATTACCCATGCATTACTCCATGCTTTGAAAGGTGA